The Aspergillus fumigatus Af293 chromosome 5, whole genome shotgun sequence nucleotide sequence aatttttttttatatatatatatgagtTGTTGTTTGTTGTATATGCCTGCATGCTCTACATACGCCATGACTTAGTCAGTATATTACAAGAATGTTTGTCTGCCATGAGTTCAACGCTCGTTTTATTCCAGGGCTACTTTCGACAATTGAATGCATTGCTCGTAACATGAGTCGGCTCCAATATCATGACCTCCTCCTACTTGCGAAAATATTGATCATTGGCATACGAATGCCAAAGCATCTTGGAGAGGGGACAAAATTAATCTACCTATTTCACATCCTTCCAGGAACGTCTCTTCATTGGCATCATGCTGGATAACCATTACCGAGTGACCACGAAAAACCATTTCTGTAGTCGAAGAGGGCGGATATAACAGAGGCATTAAATTGCACTTGCATGTCATGTGGCTATGGTACGCAGCCAGAATATACCAAGTCCTCAATAGtcctcaacatcctcttTAATTTCCTGTTCCAGAAACTTGCTTAGAAGTACACTCTTCCAAGACAGCTGGAAAACTCACCACATAGGACTTGGCAAGGCCATTTGTGTTTCCATGTAACGGCTTCATAATGACCTTTAAAGTCAAAGTGGCCCGCCTCTCATAGTCGaagtcatcctcatcatacGGAAAGTATAATGCAAGCAGTTCTTGAAACCGTTCGCAAACTGAGTTGATGTAGCCCGTCACCCGGTGTGACCTTATCaacttcttttccttttcgatGACGCGGATAGTATTCTGTGATCTATCCCCGGCGATTTTTAGTTTCACCTTCAGAGAGCGCGATCCAGGCTCTGAAGGATTGATGTCAGAGTCGCCGGAGTTGGTCAGGTAGTCTCTGAGAAGATCTCGCAACCTGGGAACAACAAACTCTGGCAAGCCAGTGACCTTGGATGAGAATTTGCAGTTAGTGATTGTTGTGTTTATGAGTTCCTGAGCGGATGACTTACTTCGAGTTTGATTCCAACCTCAGACATTGTGCCGACTGCTGCAGAAATCCTTTGCGAAGTCCTTCAGTCAAAGAGCAGAGTATAGTGGCTGAGTGGTGAAGGAAAAGTAGACGGAGGAGAGTTCGCAGAGATAGATGAAGTTTGCAGCGTGGTAGATAGACGTTCCTTTGTCATTCACCTGCCTGAAAATCCTCTTCAAACATCACTCTCCAAGAATCTAGTAGCTAATGTGAATGAAACACAGCTCGAATGGCCTTCACTTATTGTTGATCGGGCCCATGGCCAGCAACCAATGCCACAAAGCGTTTGCCAAGTTCATCCTCGAAAAAATGTTGAACTTTTCTAGCCGAGCAGTAACTGCTGTTCTGCAGCATAGCATGAATGATCATCCTGGAGAGAAGTTACCACAGCCTTGTTGTAACCCAACAATGGGTCGCCACTATATTAGGCTTGCTAAAGCCTGTGTATCTGATCTACGAAGCCTGCCATCAGAGAGCATTCTTGTGGCAGGTTGAAAGCAAATATGAGAGCCAATGACTCGATCAAGGGACTACCTGAGACAAAGACGAGTTGTCAAATGCAGGCAAAGAGGACGTTGATTGACTGCTGATTCCCAGTTTACATCACGTGACCTCTATTGATCCAACGGCACTTTGCACGACCACATCAGTGGTGTTCTTTCCTCTTAGCACAATTGACACTTGAGACGATGGTGGCCTTCAATAATCCCAAGTCATTGCAAGTTGAATCTATCGTATGATTATACCGCACCATCCAAGATGGATATGATGTTTCCAAGCTGTGTCCGGTCTTTCATGACTTGGTGGGGCGATATAACTGTGATGTGATCGGCTCAACCAGTCTTGGTCCCGCAGCTTTCCAGCTCTTGTGATTCGATGTGAGGGCCCAAAGATGAACCTCAAATCAGTCTTTCAACAGGCTTAGTGATGAAAAGCACCAATGGCGATGAGACAATCCAATAGGTCAGAAACAGCAAATGACAAAATCTCCCcttggcctcttcctcgctcaTTTCGAGGATGCAACAGAATTGATCCTAAAGGGACCAGCTTCCCAGGTAATGACCCACGGACTTCCGCTCCGTCCAGTGAGCTCTGATTGGAGACTCCACCACTTGGCTTTTTTGGCTGGAAAACGGAAAAAAGCAGTGTGCTGGCCTCAGCGTCCCTAGCCTCGTGTTTAGCGTGCTAGGTTGTTGAACCTCCTGCGGACTAGACAACTCCGAGGCCGAATCGAAGCTTGGAAGACAAGGATTCAACTAGTAGTCCTGGGTAGCGAGTAAGTGAAGATTTTTTCCCCCTCCAGGCCTTTGCCCCGTTCGACAAACAAAGTTGTTCGTTAGTTCACGACATATTGGAGGCTTTGGAACCTCCAAAACGATTCTGCTGTTTAAACTTTTCAACGCCGCTAACAGTGGGGTTGGCAGGTTCCTGGCGGGACGTGCAAGAGATATCCACAGAACTCAAATCATCTACGGACGATTGCATATCAAaagaattttttttttctttaaTTTTGATTTTTTCTTCCTTATATTCTTTGAGTCTCAGGAGTGAGCGTTTTGGACACTGTCGATTGTTGAGATCTGCCGTCAAGGCGTTACAACAGCCATGGCTCCCACGACCCAACACCATTCAGACCTTCTGGTCGATCAAGATGAGGTCCCTGTCATTGGTGAACAAGACAGAAGCGAAACAAGTTCGCAGGATGATGCGGCTCTGTTGGTTAGTGGATAGGCCCTTTTTACTCGTGCAACCAGGGAGATAAACTGCAACAATAATAACGATAATATGAATACTGACTCGAAATCGCAGAAATCGATGGGCTACAAGCCAGTATGCTTCCCGATCCACAACATATAGGTGGAGCTTTGGTGCTTACACAATCTTCAGGTGCTTCATCGAACGTACACTCTCCTTGAGAACTTCTCGACGACGTTTGGTGAGATATGCCTTTTATCAAAGCACTCTTTCCATGACATCACTAACATACCATCATCAGCTGCGCTCTACTTCGTTGGCGGAGTTCGTGTGACTTTCAGTACCGGTATTGCAGCCGGTGGTAATCTAGCTTATTGGTAAGACAAGACTCCCTTTTCGCGGTATGTGGAAACTCACAATGAGTAGGACGAGCTACCTGGTTACTATGGTCTTCACATTCATCACTGCAGCGGTCATCGCGGAAGTATGCTCTGCGTCCCCGTCTGCAGGCTCAATCTATCTGTGGGCTGCCGAAGCTGGCGGTCCTAGATTTGGAAGACTTCTTGGTTTCACCGTTGCTTGGTGGAGTACCACTGCTTGGACTACCTTTTGCGCCAGTAACACTCAGGCCGCTGTGAATTATATGCTCTCGGTAAGCTTGCAAGTGTATTCATCTGCTAATCAGGGCCCGAGCTGACCTATCTTTTACAGGAGTTGACAGTCTTCAATGTTGACTTTCCCACTGACTCTGGTGATGTCAAATTTCGGGCAGTGCAATGGATCTGTACCGAGATCTTGCTCGCATTGGCTGCACTGATTAATTTCTTGCCTCGTGCGTAGCTCCAACTGGTCGTGATACATCGATGCCCTTTAGAGTACTGATTCTTCTAGCCAAATACTTCCGATTCGTCTTCTACCTGTCGTCCACAATGGTCTTGCTAGACTTCGTGCTCAACATCATCTGGCTTCCGATTGGCGCTCACGACACCTGGGGCTTCCGGTCAGCTCACGAAGCGTTCATGTCCACCTACAACGGTACCGGCGCCCCGCCAGCTTGGAACTGGTGTCTCTCCTACCTGGCCACTGCAGGTATTCTGATTGGGTTTGATGCCTCGGGCCATGTCGCGGAAGAGACCAAGAACGCAGCTGTCACAGCCGCTCGTGGTATTTTCTGGAGTACAGTCGCAAGTGGAGTTGGCGGATTGGCGACGATcatcctttttctcttctgcgcGGTTCGTTTTCCTCAATTCAGATACACATAGGATACTGACGTGCTCCAGCCGGATGCTGATACGCTCTTCTCATTCGGCTCTCCCCAGCCATTTGTGTCCCTATACGCCGTTGTCCTCGGCAAAGGCGGCCACGTCTTCATGAACATCATCTGCATTGTAGCTCTGTGGCTTGTAAGCCGTCTTTCGCTCACTATACCCCCCCCAAAGCACATTCTGACCCCTCCGCAGAACACggccatcgccatcgtcgccGCCTCGCGTCTCGTCTTCGCCGTCGCCCGTGACGGAGTCCTCCCCTTCTCCGGCTGGGTCTCCCGCGTCCACAACGGCCAGCCCCGCAAcgccgtcgtcgtcgtctggACCGTCGCCGCCCTCGTCACCTGCACCCTCCTCCCATCAAGTGTGGCGTTCACATCCCTCGTCTCCGCAGCCGGTGTCCCCAGCGCCGCCGCATACGGCCTCATCTGCCTCGGCCGCCTCCTCTGCACGCCCAAGCGCTTCCCCAAGCCAAAGTGGAGCCTGGGCCGCCTCAGCAAGCCATTCCAGTTCATCGGCGTATTCTGGAACGCCTGGGTCGTTGCAATCCTGTTCTCTCCATACGCATTTCCCGTGACGGGGGAAAATCTGAACTGTAAGATACCGCAAttcttcatccttctctcaGTCTCAGTTTGTGGCAGAATATTGATGTGCTTGTCTGAATAGATGCGCCGATTATCATGGCCGGTGTGACGATTCTCGCTCTCATCTCGTACTTCGTCATGCCCGAGGACGCCTGGTTACCCCGGAACCGTATCTCGCATTTCATTGACAGCAAGGGCGCCGTCTCGGAGACCGTGGAGGAGGTCGGTTCGTCAAGAATGGCACAGCATGAGGGAACAGCGTCACAATGAGAAGTGATCTGTATGAGGTCGATTGTACATTATCTAAAAGTGGTATATTCTCCTATTCAGCCGTCATTTGGGTGGCTGTAAAATCGTTTCAGTAACGCACGTAATATATAGCGCGAGAGAAAAAATCAAGTTTGAAAGCGCTGATGTGGTAAATGGTGAGCAAAGACACCCTGTCTATTCCTTATCTTCCATTCCATCAATGATCCCATATGTCCTGCCATCCGTCCCGCCAGTAAATAACAGTCCTATATACGATAACCAGACACCAAGTGTCCTCAAATGAGAATCGAACCGGGAAGGGAATCCATCAAATAAAGTCGTGAGGGCCCAGCCCAACCTAACGCCTGCCatagggaaaaaaaaaaaaaatttgaACAACCCCAATATCGCTAATAAAAGGAACGAGTCAACTAGAATTTTCCGTTCGAGCCATGCTGGTACCAGTACCAAGAAGCATCCAAAAAACAAAAGTGGCGCCAAGAATTCAGTGGCCTAGAGCCATCTACGGGAGAAGGATCGATGTGCGGATATCATCCATCCTGTCGACCCAACCCTCCGGGAAAGCGCGTTGTTTGAACCAGGCTTTCTCTAGTTCTTCGAGGGCCTTATCGACATTCTATCTAACGAGTTAGTTCATGTGTGCAGTTGACCAACGGGGGGATTGGGCCGACGTGCCTTGAAGCCGAACCGCTGGCAGTCCACCATTGTTTGGCGGACTGCCTTTTGCTGCGCTTCATCTCGGGTTTCTCGCCCTGCAATAAAGAGCGGCCACATCACTGCCAGCTGACCGACATCTCTTGCCAGCTTCTTGATCAGATTAAGTATGCGAGTGGCCAGCACTTGTAGGAACGGTGTCTGGGGTGGACGATCGGGACGCTCAGCTGCGATCACTTTATGCAAGAAGATAATCGTCGCTTTCTCATAGGCCTCGATACATCCGGCATACTCCATGATTTCCGGGTATTGGTATTGTTGTAGGCTTTCGTCGTCCAACTCGCCTAGCTGCTGGATGCATTGCGGCGCATTGGCGCGCCACTGAACTAGTCGGTTTAACAAGTCACCGTAGATGACATCTTGTTGCGCAGGCGTGAGCCACTTCTCATGTTTCGCTTTTCCAAAAGCGCTAATGTCGGCTTGAATCTCCATCATGATGGACCAGCATTGTCGAAGCTCGTTCAACCGGTCATCGCCGGGTGTGGGCGATGACAGACTCGGAGTGCCTAGATTGTATTCCCATCCGCCTCCGTGTGTCCTCCAGTAGCTTCCTTCGACTACAGTGCCTTCACTGGTATTGCATGCGCCCGCGACGTCGAGATAGGAAAGAAGGGAGATGAGAAAATGTCGAAGGGGATGATTCGATTCCGCGAGCCGTTGGGCCTCTTTTGCAGGGTCGCTTCTCTTCGATAAAAACAACGATTTGTAGATCTCGCGAGCGCCTTTGAGATGGATCACCCAATTATCATGTCCCGAATCCATCATCTAGTTTAAACCCGATAAGGTTAGCGAGGAGCTCATTCGTGTCGTCGCGGAGTTATTTACCTACCTCAAATAAAGACAGCAAGAGACAAGTTGCAAAGTCTGCGATTTGGACTTCATGGTCGGGATGTGTGTACCTCGTCCTAAAGGtcttcaccacctccccATACTTGCCCATTGCTTGTTGAAAATGGACATTGCGTTTTGGGCCGGCGGACGTATTTGCGAGGTGCAACGCGCCAAGCGCTTGCATGGCGCTCGCCACGGATGGGGACGACTGCGCGAGTTCGGGAAAGTATTGTCGAAACGGGTTGACGTTATTCGAATTATCGTAGATCAGGAGCAACGTGGAGACCTGTTCGATGAAATGGGTATAATAGCGGCCCTCTACGAGATCTAACGACGAGGGCATGAAACCGGAAGGAGAAAGGGGGTCTTGGAATCGATATTTGACCGGAGCCGAGTCGCCAACGGTCGTCGGAGAAATCACTATGCCATCAACAAGATCATCCTTCTCGTCCCGGGGCTCCTGCTTGACATGCTTGATATCTGCTTGCTGATTTTTGACCGTGATTGCATTTGCCGTGCTGATATTGTTTGGGCTCGGGGACAAGTCCTGTGCACCTTGCGACGGGCCATAGACTTTGAAGGTCATTCGACCTTGGGTCCCATCGCAATCGAGACCCAACCGTGTACAATTTTTGCATGACGGAGAGGCCTCGTCGCAACGAACATGACGTCGCCTACAGGTTAAACAACCTGTAAAGCCACGACGATGCCATCGACGCACgcgtttcttcttttccggCGCAGGAGCGGCGACGGCTTGGGGTTGTgcagctggcggaggagcagGCTTTCCGGGGGGGAACACCACTGTATGCATCTCCATGAGGAGAGTAGTCACGATACCAAACTAAAAGGTAGCGACATGAAGCTGAGAATGtggaggaagtggaggagACCAGCGGTTTTGACCgaagaataataatataatagtaagccAAGATTGGGGCACAATTAACGATTGATTTGACCGGTAATAATCATAGCTAGAGAAATCCCGACACAAGCAAAAAGATAGACCGGGATGATGAGATACTTTTTACGGCAAACTTAGTGATACACCATTCAAAAGTACTAAGAATCGGATGGAAGGATATTGAGGAGGTAGATAGATGAGAAGTAGCGATAGCAGTAGATAGGGAGATGGTAATGACGAGGAGGGGAGGGGGGGAGGATCAGTTGCAGTCACTTGCagtgagaaggaggttgtGTCGAGTCGTTGAGTCGGAGAatgaaaagagaaaggagCGGCGAATCACCGGATCAGGCGGGGGGTGGGGGACGCAGAGAGAGGAAGCTCATGCCCATCACttatctgtgactaaggctccccctcaccgctccgcgttgaggggtgagccacagcgaaaccaccaaccacaccgaatccaccatttttcgatagaaatcatgattttgatgccatactaggggttatctatataaaaaaaattactattctcatctactgcctttgctaatccatttgataccatattcccttatgtagatgctagtggtgggggcttaccatgcactttctcccattgcgtttgtaaacgtctctcttgcgcggcagcatctttggccttccttgaagcaattgatcgatttgcatcacgtaatgtcaatataccagactggctaagcggcttaacctgccgcttagtatattgacgccgtaggggggcctgcgcggcccttattcgaccaatagtttcatttgctatagccaggtgctcagcggcgattcggttatgttcaaatatccgttcaagatttcgctgcagctttggtgtaagcagatctgcatgcttagatagctttgcctggttcttcttaagggtctgaatcgtccgcggaggtgagatatcaatactagatgaagatggcggccgagatggcggctgagagggtggcgtagagggagtcatcttatcaagatcaggcgcgtagatatccggaattccttcccatagtaagatagcaagatcgtcagctatcttactattgactggccagattccacgatctttgaaggcctcacggatgatcctttggttgaaagccttctctcgtactggtccaatcatgtgtaagaattctgacttccctacaggctcaccagcccagtaagatagctcattattcatacgacgaaagtgttgcttatagcttaagaatggcttaccatccaaaggctggcaaagatgtgtcgtatgaggaaggaatccaaagggaataacgccattatcttcgcaaagttgcaagaattcgacagtgagatgagagccatggccatcaaatataagtatccgtttctcccccttctttgtacgctcgtttgttgcattgataaagctttgaagccattgaacggctagttcatctgatatccagccattaggagacgtcgctatcgtagtatctggtggtaaggcctcgctctcattgaaccaagattccatgaagattccgttgcctttaggaagcgagcatagattagtatttaaaggaagggaagaatcattaggaacttacctttaaagataaaccagggatccatctgccatccatctgcagctacacattcaatagctgtaatattctctcctctttcggattcggcaagatcaggcacttttgaaccttttgaactgattaccttcctagatttgccttcgccaggctggaagccgcattcatcaaagttgtataccaaccgcgctggtgtatcctttttaaccacccctgcaagctgattataccaatgtgtcagtaaacctgcatcctcagcctggatacgcttgaattcctttatcttttgcttcgctgggcctagattaaggtgttctggaagtcgtttctcaaagcgatatgcccacatcttgctaacctgcctagattcccctgcgcgtcgaagtgcctgatttgcatactcttctagtagcttgggcgtcactggcatattccgatcacgcatacagactatccactggattaaggcctcctcctggtatcccttaagggctctattaactggtttgttggctagtcgaggatgcacatgcttcttgacgcgatcacgtagggtcgcataaggaacaccatattcacgcgcaatcttggagatatttggctttttttgggcctgagcggcctcgcaggcctcgaggaggtaagattcattaattttagaagatttaggcatgttggatggttggaatagcttcaaatagtcaaaatatcgaaaaatggtggattcggtgtggttggtggtttcgctgtggctcaccctcaacgcggagcggtgagggggagccttagtcacagatacttcactacggagtacggagtacggagtaccttacTTGCTTTTCCTTGTTCCTTAGGGAGGGGGCACAGATTCTGGGGAGAGCACTGAGCTCAGGTTGGCTTCAAGCCTTTATTATTAATTCAGTCAGTCCATTGTTATTGCTATTACTATTACGATTACGATTACGATTACAATTATAGAGTTAAACCTACCGCGAAAACAGCCCATTTTAAGATTTACGGAAGATTGCCAAACTTTGTTCTTCGCTTCCACCTGCTGTCCTCACTCTCTCACCCGAGTCGCTCCatagtctacggagtacaccTGCGGAGTACAAATCTTGCATTGGCGGATCAACTCAATTCCCGTCCTTGAAAGTCGAATGATCAGCCTCACGGGATAGGGGTAGACGATCGGTCTGCTCCCAGTATCAATTCCAGAACCAGTTCCAACGCCAGTTTCGATGTCCATGACCTGAGCTATTGTCAATGGATGAGGGTGAATGACGATGGGGTCACGATGATCGGCCCTAGTGGATGATCATGATGTGCCAATTCCGCCTCGTGGTGCTGGTGCCTTGTGGATGATTATTATTTGGCAAGGTGATCCATCCATGATCATATCTACAGAGGACGGAATAGTCAGTGGAGGGTACCCGTGGCATCGCTAATCACACGGGCCCGGCAGATTGCTACTGGTCGAGAATCCACATCCCTGATATGCGTTGAGAGGGAAAAATGCCTGGTTCGGCTATTCCTATTTGTGATTCGACTCCACGACGACTGGGAAACTCGAGGCGTTCAGTTCAGTTCCCACTTGCCTGAAGCCCCGATCGTACCCGTGTCTGGCTGGGAACCAGTGGGCCAGTCTCCCCACGACTGCGAACAACTGATGTTCGGGTCCACATTCGCGTCGGTGGTTCTATCGCGAGTGTACGGAGGAGTATCCTATATGAGTATTGCAGTGAAGCAATCCTCCATCCACTTCCTTCGCTTTCTACAGCTAATCTACATTCTCTATGGAGTATTACTGAATTCTTCTCCAGGGATGGTGTCCGCTATCGGCGATCATGTAGTGGGACTGTCTTTACGGAACTCAATTTACTCAAGTCGTCTAATACCGAGCCTACGCGGAAAGAAGTGTCTTGGCTGCCTGTGTCTGATTCGAAGAGAAGGACATATCTAACCAATAGTCGTCAACTGTGAATACTCAGGGGCTTGCTGGTATGGAAGTGGGGGCCGGATTTCTAGTTCTCCGTAATGATTCACTGTTCTGGCCCCATAGATAATCAATCATCTACCATGAGACTTTCAGGAGTAGCTGCGGTGAAGACGTGACTTTGGCACCGTTGAGAATTAGGTTTTAGTCTCCAAGGTCATCCTAAACTCGCTCTCGGTCACAGTGAAACGCATGGCTGGACTTGACTTTTGgtctttttttcccctgtTTCCTCCAAAGGAAAAGTGACGCTACGTACGATCGGAGGTCCACTCTTGTGTTATCAACTTTCCATCATCCGCTGCGGCCACACCACCTTGTTTTGACCTGATTCAGTTGACTGACAATGGCAACCCTGTGGGATCAGTGCACTGGAGCACTGGAGACAATATCCTTGATTCTCCAATGCAGACGGTCGATCATGATTTTCCGTGATCGCCGCCGTCCTGGTGGTGGGCCGGAGCACAACCGTCGAAGCCGTGGCTGCCATCTCTGCCATGGGTTTCCTTGAGCTTGTTTCCATGGTCTTTGTTGAAAGCGATAACTCTCTTTGGTAAGCCCGTTTTCGGTCAGGAAGCAGAGCCGTGACGGCCTAAGGTAGACTATTTCAAGacagtacagagtaagtGACTGCAAATAGCCCTTTTTCCAGTACTTTGTCGAAATTATGAACACTTAACGCAATATCGCAATCTCAGTCATGTGAACGCGTTtgaactactccgtacccgCGCCGTCAAATGCCATACGCATGCGAGTCCGTCTCCTGTCTCATTCAGTTCGCACGGTCGATCATGGCGGCTGGTTGCGCCTGGCTGAAACGTGTCAAACAGCTTCTCCCTCCGACCTCGCTTCGATGTTATCCCGGTCCCGAAAGCCTTTTCCAGCACATAGCCCCGAGGATTCTCCTCGGGGAAATTGCTTGGACCACTCTACGGGGAGACGCCGGATCCTCCCTTTTCTTGTCTCGCGTCAATTCGGGGAGCCTCCGGCAAATGAAGACCTCTAGGTTTGATTATTAGATTCCTGCTTCTGTCGAACATATGATGGATTCCATTCTAACGACGAGATCTGTCTGCCTTTGGCCTTTGTACCCTCCAAAAGTTTAATGGTTCTAGAGCATCTTCCAATGGAGGATGTGGCGCCTGGCATCGCATGTGCTATTCTCAGCCAATTGGCTTTGGCCAAGGATTCCGCGAATGACCCCTAGTGAAGAAAACCTTTTCCCAGGTTCATTGGGTCCATTGGGGTGAGAGTAATTGATACCTCCTGGTTTCATTACCGCGTAAATCTTGATAGACATCTCGGTTGCCCATTTGGCCCATGCGAAAAGTGTTATTCCTCTACCATAGTTGTGATGTTCACCTAGGATGACCCCAGTCTGCACGACTCAACAAAGGACGATCGTGGATGCTATATTCCTTGGTGCCAGCAGAATCCCTTTGGCAATCCAACAAGAATGGATCAAAATACAGGCCATCACGTAGCCCTGACCTATATTGTAGATTACAGACTCTGTTGAATGCTTTATGCATCTATCATAATACCTATACTAGCAAGAAAGTGATCTTATTACTTACTAGTAACTCTCTATCTACCTAATATCTTACAATCGGCACCCAACAGCGACCAGCCCTGCTAGACTTCGACT carries:
- a CDS encoding Zn(II)2Cys6 transcription factor, with protein sequence MEMHTVVFPPGKPAPPPAAQPQAVAAPAPEKKKRVRRWHRRGFTGCLTCRRRHVRCDEASPSCKNCTRLGLDCDGTQGRMTFKVYGPSQGAQDLSPSPNNISTANAITVKNQQADIKHVKQEPRDEKDDLVDGIVISPTTVGDSAPVKYRFQDPLSPSGFMPSSLDLVEGRYYTHFIEQVSTLLLIYDNSNNVNPFRQYFPELAQSSPSVASAMQALGALHLANTSAGPKRNVHFQQAMGKYGEVVKTFRTRYTHPDHEVQIADFATCLLLSLFEMMDSGHDNWVIHLKGAREIYKSLFLSKRSDPAKEAQRLAESNHPLRHFLISLLSYLDVAGACNTSEGTVVEGSYWRTHGGGWEYNLGTPSLSSPTPGDDRLNELRQCWSIMMEIQADISAFGKAKHEKWLTPAQQDVIYGDLLNRLVQWRANAPQCIQQLGELDDESLQQYQYPEIMEYAGCIEAYEKATIIFLHKVIAAERPDRPPQTPFLQVLATRILNLIKKLARDVGQLAVMWPLFIAGRETRDEAQQKAVRQTMVDCQRFGFKARRPNPPNVDKALEELEKAWFKQRAFPEGWVDRMDDIRTSILLP
- a CDS encoding putative amino acid permease codes for the protein MAPTTQHHSDLLVDQDEVPVIGEQDRSETSSQDDAALLKSMGYKPVLHRTYTLLENFSTTFAALYFVGGVRVTFSTGIAAGGNLAYWTSYLVTMVFTFITAAVIAEVCSASPSAGSIYLWAAEAGGPRFGRLLGFTVAWWSTTAWTTFCASNTQAAVNYMLSELTVFNVDFPTDSGDVKFRAVQWICTEILLALAALINFLPPKYFRFVFYLSSTMVLLDFVLNIIWLPIGAHDTWGFRSAHEAFMSTYNGTGAPPAWNWCLSYLATAGILIGFDASGHVAEETKNAAVTAARGIFWSTVASGVGGLATIILFLFCAPDADTLFSFGSPQPFVSLYAVVLGKGGHVFMNIICIVALWLNTAIAIVAASRLVFAVARDGVLPFSGWVSRVHNGQPRNAVVVVWTVAALVTCTLLPSSVAFTSLVSAAGVPSAAAYGLICLGRLLCTPKRFPKPKWSLGRLSKPFQFIGVFWNAWVVAILFSPYAFPVTGENLNYAPIIMAGVTILALISYFVMPEDAWLPRNRISHFIDSKGAVSETVEEVGSSRMAQHEGTASQ